A region from the Aeromicrobium choanae genome encodes:
- a CDS encoding RNA polymerase sigma factor, with protein sequence MTRAAQTAKAATAKKAPAKKAVAKKAPAKKAPAKKAASGAKEVVLGDQVDLADVLETKPAVDADGKKVLPDIADEVFEKDLATDPTLKEDEEASASFTISSADDTDEPAVQVTVAGATADPVKDYLKQIGKVALLTAAEEVELAKRIEAGLFAEEKLAKSKRVTEKMREELDWIIIDGRRAKNHLLEANLRLVVSLAKRYTGRGMLFLDLIQEGNLGLIRAVEKFDYTKGFKFSTYATWWIRQAITRAMADQARTIRIPVHMVEVINKLARVQRQMLQDLGREPTPEELAVELDMTPEKVVEVQKYGREPISLHTPLGEDGDSEFGDLIEDSEAIVPADAVSFTLLQEQLHAVLDTLSERESGVVSMRFGLTDGQPKTLDEIGKVYGVTRERIRQIESKTMSKLRHPSRSQVLRDYLD encoded by the coding sequence GTGACTCGAGCCGCCCAGACCGCGAAGGCAGCGACCGCGAAGAAGGCGCCCGCCAAGAAGGCCGTCGCCAAGAAGGCCCCGGCGAAGAAGGCACCGGCCAAGAAGGCCGCGAGCGGCGCCAAGGAGGTCGTGCTCGGAGACCAGGTCGATCTGGCCGACGTGCTCGAGACCAAGCCGGCCGTCGACGCCGACGGCAAGAAGGTCCTCCCCGACATCGCCGACGAGGTCTTCGAGAAGGATCTGGCCACCGATCCGACGCTGAAGGAGGACGAGGAGGCCAGCGCCAGCTTCACGATCTCCTCGGCCGACGACACCGACGAGCCCGCCGTCCAGGTCACCGTCGCCGGCGCCACGGCCGATCCGGTCAAGGACTACCTCAAGCAGATCGGCAAGGTCGCGCTGCTGACCGCCGCCGAGGAGGTCGAGCTCGCCAAGCGGATCGAGGCCGGCCTCTTCGCCGAGGAGAAGCTCGCCAAGTCCAAGCGCGTCACGGAGAAGATGCGCGAGGAGCTCGACTGGATCATCATCGACGGTCGCCGCGCCAAGAACCACCTGCTCGAGGCCAACCTGCGACTCGTCGTCTCGCTGGCCAAGCGCTACACGGGTCGCGGCATGCTCTTCCTGGACCTGATCCAGGAGGGCAACCTCGGCCTCATCCGCGCCGTCGAGAAGTTCGACTACACCAAGGGCTTCAAGTTCTCGACCTACGCCACGTGGTGGATCCGCCAGGCGATCACCCGCGCGATGGCCGACCAGGCCCGCACGATCCGCATCCCCGTCCACATGGTCGAGGTCATCAACAAGCTGGCCCGTGTCCAGCGCCAGATGCTGCAGGACCTGGGCCGCGAGCCCACGCCCGAGGAGCTGGCGGTCGAGCTGGACATGACGCCCGAGAAGGTCGTCGAGGTCCAGAAGTACGGCCGTGAGCCGATCAGCCTCCACACGCCGCTGGGCGAGGACGGCGACAGCGAGTTCGGCGACCTCATCGAGGACTCCGAGGCCATCGTCCCGGCCGACGCCGTGTCGTTCACCCTCCTGCAGGAGCAGCTGCACGCGGTCCTGGACACGCTCAGCGAGCGCGAGTCGGGCGTCGTGTCGATGCGCTTCGGCCTCACCGACGGCCAGCCCAAGACCCTCGACGAGATCGGCAAGGTCTACGGCGTCACGCGCGAGCGCATCCGCCAGATCGAGTCCAAGACGATGAGCAAGCTCCGTCACCCGTCGCGCTCGCAGGTCCTGCGCGACTACCTCGACTGA
- a CDS encoding glutamate-cysteine ligase family protein — protein MGQDVEAREFTGEDRARYRAKVRRNLDVLAAMLGEQDFSVPDPHVGIEIEFNLVDESGDPALRNAETLDAIATEDFQTELGQFNVEINVPPSPVAGRGLADMADSMRDDLNAAQQKAQTVGTGLMMIGILPTLDTQHLTREAISSNPRYHLLSDQILTARGEDIHLVINGVERLRTTIDTIIAEAACTSTQLHLQVEPDDFAPTWNAAQAIAGVQIAVGANSPFFLGRRLWQETRIALFEQATDTRTDELKAQGVRPRVWFGERWITSVFDLFEENSRYFPALLPIVDDEDPVTEIEAGRIPTLPELRLHNGTIWRWNRPIYDVVDGKPHLRVENRLLPSGPTVKDTVANAALFYGLVTALTEQDRPVWSQLSFRAAEEGFHEAASAGIEAEAYWPGIGTVPVRELVLRHLLPLAHIGLERRGVDGPVIDEFLQIIERRCVTGQNGSSWMTAQFDRLHTRGSDVFDSMRALTRRYAEHMHTGEPVHSWPVD, from the coding sequence ATGGGACAAGACGTCGAAGCCCGTGAGTTCACCGGCGAGGACCGTGCGAGGTATCGCGCCAAGGTGCGCCGGAACCTCGACGTGCTGGCGGCGATGCTGGGGGAGCAGGACTTCTCCGTGCCCGACCCGCACGTCGGCATCGAGATCGAGTTCAACCTCGTCGACGAGAGCGGCGACCCGGCGCTGCGCAACGCCGAGACGCTCGACGCCATCGCGACCGAGGACTTCCAGACCGAGCTGGGCCAGTTCAACGTCGAGATCAACGTGCCCCCGTCGCCCGTGGCGGGGCGGGGCCTGGCCGACATGGCCGACAGCATGCGCGACGACCTGAACGCCGCCCAGCAGAAGGCCCAGACCGTCGGCACCGGGCTGATGATGATCGGCATCCTCCCCACGCTCGACACGCAGCACCTCACCCGCGAGGCGATCTCGTCCAATCCGCGGTACCACCTGCTGTCGGACCAGATCCTCACGGCGCGCGGCGAGGACATCCACCTGGTCATCAACGGGGTCGAGCGTCTCCGCACGACGATCGACACGATCATCGCCGAGGCCGCGTGCACGAGCACCCAGCTGCACCTGCAGGTCGAGCCCGACGACTTCGCGCCCACGTGGAACGCCGCTCAGGCGATCGCCGGGGTCCAGATCGCCGTGGGCGCCAACTCGCCGTTCTTCCTGGGCCGCCGGCTGTGGCAGGAGACCCGCATCGCGCTGTTCGAGCAGGCCACCGACACGCGCACCGACGAGCTCAAGGCGCAGGGCGTGCGTCCCCGCGTGTGGTTCGGCGAGCGGTGGATCACCTCGGTCTTCGACCTGTTCGAGGAGAACTCGCGCTACTTCCCGGCGCTGCTGCCGATCGTCGACGACGAGGACCCCGTGACCGAGATCGAGGCGGGCCGGATTCCGACCCTGCCCGAGCTGCGGCTGCACAACGGCACGATCTGGCGCTGGAACCGCCCGATCTACGACGTCGTCGACGGCAAGCCGCACCTGCGCGTGGAGAACCGGCTGCTGCCCTCGGGCCCCACGGTGAAGGACACCGTCGCCAATGCCGCCCTCTTCTACGGGCTGGTGACGGCGCTGACCGAGCAGGACCGTCCGGTGTGGAGCCAGCTGTCGTTCCGCGCCGCGGAGGAGGGCTTCCACGAGGCGGCGTCCGCCGGGATCGAGGCCGAGGCCTACTGGCCCGGCATCGGCACGGTGCCGGTCCGTGAGCTCGTGCTGCGGCACCTGCTGCCCCTGGCCCACATCGGGCTGGAGCGACGCGGGGTCGACGGCCCGGTGATCGACGAGTTCCTCCAGATCATCGAGCGGCGCTGTGTCACGGGCCAGAACGGCTCCTCGTGGATGACGGCCCAGTTCGACCGTCTCCACACGCGAGGCTCCGACGTCTTCGACTCGATGCGTGCCCTGACCCGGCGCTACGCCGAGCACATGCACACCGGCGAACCCGTGCATTCCTGGCCCGTCGACTGA
- a CDS encoding polysaccharide pyruvyl transferase family protein produces the protein MARILLKVHHAALDPADATSVLERNLIGNNVGNLAFSFASERLLTHPGDAVTAAPTGPWFADPARVNREFDHVVFPLANHFRASNLKALDRQSAAIEQLTTGFTVLGVGAQADLDGNAPRDEREAVEAATRRFVRAVLERGPSIGVRGDFTKEYLVDLGFDDAEVDVIGCPSMFLHGPELPLRLPESVGDDDPIAITISPYVREMGPILQQGLRRHRRLTYIGQDIHTLRLLLRGTPLTGDDARLPLSPEHPVFAPGRTVFPLNIPAWQEFLRGQRFTYGTRIHGTIVSLISGTPAVLLAHDSRTLELARYHRIPFVRLDQHDPADISVPELFAQADWAALVEGHRERWDTYAAFLERHGLRHGFGPDGGTERFDAAVAAVAADPGYPPVVRSDAGPVSPARRLARAVRRRLP, from the coding sequence GTGGCGCGCATTCTCCTGAAGGTCCACCACGCGGCTCTGGACCCGGCCGACGCCACCAGCGTCCTCGAGCGCAATCTCATCGGGAACAACGTCGGGAACCTGGCCTTCAGCTTCGCCTCCGAGCGACTCCTGACCCATCCCGGCGACGCCGTGACCGCGGCGCCCACCGGCCCCTGGTTCGCCGATCCCGCCCGGGTGAACCGCGAGTTCGACCATGTCGTCTTCCCGCTCGCGAACCACTTCCGCGCCTCGAACCTCAAGGCGCTGGACCGCCAGTCCGCGGCGATCGAGCAGCTCACCACCGGCTTCACCGTCCTGGGCGTCGGGGCGCAGGCCGACCTCGACGGGAACGCGCCGCGCGACGAGCGTGAGGCCGTGGAGGCGGCCACGCGCCGGTTCGTGCGGGCCGTGCTGGAGCGGGGCCCCTCGATCGGGGTCCGGGGCGACTTCACGAAGGAGTACCTGGTCGACCTGGGGTTCGACGACGCCGAGGTCGACGTCATCGGCTGCCCCTCGATGTTCCTGCACGGCCCCGAGCTGCCGTTGCGCCTGCCGGAGTCGGTCGGCGACGACGACCCGATCGCGATCACCATCTCCCCCTACGTGCGCGAGATGGGCCCGATCCTGCAGCAGGGGTTGCGCCGGCACCGCCGGCTCACCTACATCGGTCAGGACATCCACACGCTGCGGCTGCTGCTGCGCGGGACCCCGCTCACGGGTGACGACGCACGGCTCCCCCTGTCGCCCGAGCACCCGGTGTTCGCGCCCGGGCGCACCGTGTTCCCGCTCAACATCCCGGCGTGGCAGGAGTTCCTGCGCGGCCAGCGCTTCACGTACGGCACGCGCATCCACGGCACGATCGTGTCGCTGATCTCCGGCACGCCCGCGGTCCTGCTCGCGCACGACTCGCGCACCCTCGAGCTGGCTCGGTACCACCGGATCCCGTTCGTGCGGCTCGACCAGCACGACCCCGCGGATATCTCGGTGCCCGAGCTGTTCGCGCAGGCCGACTGGGCAGCACTGGTCGAGGGGCACCGTGAGCGCTGGGACACCTACGCGGCGTTCCTCGAGCGGCACGGACTGCGCCACGGCTTCGGTCCGGACGGCGGGACCGAGCGCTTCGACGCGGCCGTGGCCGCCGTCGCCGCCGATCCCGGCTACCCGCCGGTGGTCCGCTCGGACGCCGGACCGGTGTCTCCCGCCCGGCGTCTCGCTCGCGCCGTGCGCCGCCGGCTGCCCTGA
- a CDS encoding DUF4192 domain-containing protein: MPDDVFRAHTHEDLLNALPTFFGFVPRECVIALAVSGPNCRFGFRLRHDLPDPGFEDDLAADLAGHLLRNGDEGFFLFALSEDAERARTMALALRDALPPRRDWLTLWADGDRYWADLSGHPEGGLPYTLDEHHEAIVHAVAQGQVIARDRSDLAAEVAPARGQRQRWLEAAHEEVLQRFMARALTTDPEAFLSREQETVARLTERFLVEERLTDGDLVELAVRVSGRQVRDSAWLGITRQNAMPMYALWAAVSRVAAADFAPASLCLAGFAAWQMGDGVRARFALERALALEPHYRMGLLLHGALEAGLHPDRWSAADASA, translated from the coding sequence ATGCCTGACGACGTGTTCCGCGCCCACACCCATGAAGACCTCCTCAACGCGCTGCCGACGTTCTTCGGCTTCGTCCCCCGCGAGTGCGTGATCGCTCTCGCGGTGTCGGGCCCGAACTGCCGGTTCGGGTTCAGACTCCGGCACGACCTGCCCGATCCGGGGTTCGAGGACGACCTCGCGGCCGACCTCGCGGGGCATCTCCTGCGCAACGGCGACGAGGGCTTCTTCCTCTTCGCGCTGTCCGAGGACGCGGAGCGGGCTCGCACCATGGCCCTCGCCCTGCGCGATGCGCTGCCGCCGCGCCGGGACTGGCTGACGCTCTGGGCGGACGGCGATCGGTACTGGGCCGATCTTTCCGGCCACCCCGAGGGCGGTCTGCCGTACACGCTCGACGAGCACCACGAGGCGATCGTGCACGCCGTCGCGCAGGGCCAGGTGATCGCGCGCGACCGATCCGACCTGGCCGCCGAGGTGGCACCCGCCCGGGGGCAGCGGCAGCGGTGGCTCGAAGCGGCCCATGAGGAGGTGCTCCAGCGCTTCATGGCGCGGGCACTCACGACGGACCCGGAAGCCTTCCTGTCGCGCGAGCAGGAGACGGTCGCCCGACTCACCGAGCGCTTCCTCGTCGAGGAGCGGCTCACGGACGGTGACCTCGTGGAGCTGGCCGTCCGGGTCTCGGGCCGGCAGGTGCGCGACTCGGCCTGGCTGGGCATCACCCGGCAGAACGCCATGCCGATGTACGCCCTGTGGGCCGCGGTCTCGCGGGTCGCCGCCGCGGACTTCGCGCCGGCCTCGCTGTGCCTCGCAGGCTTCGCTGCCTGGCAGATGGGCGACGGCGTGCGGGCGCGCTTCGCGCTCGAGCGGGCCCTCGCACTGGAGCCGCACTACCGCATGGGGCTGCTGCTGCACGGCGCGCTCGAGGCGGGCCTGCATCCTGACCGCTGGTCGGCGGCCGATGCGAGCGCCTGA
- a CDS encoding phospholipase D-like domain-containing protein, protein MSVSHRLRLASVATLGALVLPLVAASTTFGADEAEGAAAAPAAVEPQADPTEAPAAEAQQAAPQAVAAAVRKRPYGASYPVEVEGNFARPYFDKGGRNRDYTLLNDLERLIRGSYKTPAGKLKSKKQRRATSVYAANSRMEDSVRVGRELVRAAKAGVNVRFIHPNAHQSGASKKLRSQLNKTKYGKFKICSNGKSMACLSRVNGAIMHSKIVMVSDTYTRSGRRAKGVVWTGSSNFGGRSAERTYNNGSTVYNDKKLWYQMRGVWKDMWAERRVGNDYGRYIAKRSTRYGYRTATRDGYSSAYAKKGLLYSNLANYTIHVTPLRATPTNGRDPILNMLNRIVPDEQCRIRLMENRFKYRRIALAYKLAALNNAGCRVSVVAFKDDWKKNYLEHCRQLLRVCKPVLDVLKTSRTEVDAAYAQVHDKTILVDAKLKRNRMNPEERLPSGGVWPKSGARVKVVLAGSANLTGSNLVASDEITTITTDPDVYDSYVEHWRSVTQTKAYGVFKY, encoded by the coding sequence GTGTCCGTCAGTCATCGACTTCGACTCGCGAGTGTCGCCACCCTCGGTGCGCTCGTGCTGCCGCTCGTCGCCGCGTCCACCACCTTCGGTGCCGACGAGGCCGAGGGCGCCGCGGCGGCTCCGGCCGCCGTCGAGCCGCAGGCGGACCCCACCGAGGCACCGGCCGCCGAGGCCCAGCAGGCCGCGCCGCAGGCCGTCGCGGCCGCCGTCCGCAAGCGCCCCTACGGCGCCTCGTACCCCGTCGAGGTCGAGGGCAACTTCGCGCGTCCGTACTTCGACAAGGGCGGTCGCAACCGTGACTACACGCTGCTGAACGACCTCGAGCGCCTCATCCGCGGCTCCTACAAGACCCCGGCGGGCAAGCTCAAGTCCAAGAAGCAGCGCCGCGCCACGTCGGTCTACGCCGCGAACTCGCGCATGGAGGACTCGGTCCGGGTCGGCCGTGAGCTCGTCCGCGCCGCGAAGGCCGGCGTCAACGTGCGGTTCATCCACCCGAACGCCCACCAGTCGGGTGCGTCGAAGAAGCTGCGCAGCCAGCTCAACAAGACCAAGTACGGCAAGTTCAAGATCTGCTCCAACGGCAAGTCCATGGCCTGCCTCTCGCGCGTCAACGGCGCGATCATGCACTCCAAGATCGTCATGGTCAGCGACACGTACACCCGCAGTGGCCGTCGCGCCAAGGGCGTCGTGTGGACCGGCTCGTCGAACTTCGGCGGCCGCAGCGCCGAGCGCACCTACAACAACGGCAGCACCGTCTACAACGACAAGAAGCTCTGGTACCAGATGCGTGGCGTCTGGAAGGACATGTGGGCCGAGCGCCGCGTCGGCAACGACTACGGCCGCTACATCGCCAAGCGCAGCACGCGCTACGGCTACCGCACCGCCACCCGCGACGGCTACTCCAGCGCCTACGCCAAGAAGGGCCTGCTGTACTCGAACCTGGCGAACTACACGATCCACGTGACGCCGCTGCGCGCGACGCCCACGAACGGTCGTGACCCGATCCTCAACATGCTCAACCGGATCGTCCCGGACGAGCAGTGCCGCATCCGCCTGATGGAGAACCGCTTCAAGTACCGCCGCATCGCGCTGGCGTACAAGCTCGCGGCCCTCAACAACGCCGGCTGCCGCGTCTCGGTGGTCGCGTTCAAGGACGACTGGAAGAAGAACTACCTCGAGCACTGCCGCCAGCTGCTGCGCGTGTGCAAGCCCGTGCTCGACGTCCTGAAGACCTCGCGCACCGAGGTCGACGCGGCCTACGCCCAGGTGCACGACAAGACGATCCTGGTCGACGCCAAGCTCAAGCGGAACCGGATGAACCCCGAGGAGCGCCTCCCCAGCGGCGGCGTGTGGCCCAAGTCGGGCGCTCGCGTGAAGGTCGTCCTGGCCGGCTCGGCGAACCTCACCGGCTCCAACCTGGTGGCCAGTGACGAGATCACGACCATCACGACCGACCCCGACGTGTACGACTCGTACGTCGAGCACTGGCGCTCGGTCACGCAGACGAAGGCCTACGGCGTCTTCAAGTACTGA